The following are encoded together in the Microbacterium hatanonis genome:
- a CDS encoding carbohydrate ABC transporter permease, translating to MTTLTPRGAARRTTLRPRVAPWMFLAPALILFVMFLIVPIGYAIYLSVMQLRSSGGAFGIRRQTFVGLDNYIATLTDPELLASLGRLGIFAIISVPLTLGLALMFALLLDLPRVRFQRFSRLAIFLPYAVPGVIGALLWGFLYLPRTSPVSYALAAVGLPSIDFLNGSWLYLSLSNIAVWAGVGFNMIVMYTALRSIPAELYEAAKIDGANEWQIAWRIKVPLLTPALILTFLFSIIATLQAYSEPTTLRAMSNSISFNFFPLMKIYRDAFNLDNTSGAAAASVILALGTLIISLGLLRLLQRRTFGEN from the coding sequence GTGACGACCTTGACCCCCCGCGGCGCCGCCCGGCGGACGACCCTGCGGCCCCGCGTGGCCCCGTGGATGTTCCTCGCCCCCGCGCTCATCCTCTTCGTGATGTTCCTGATCGTCCCGATCGGGTACGCGATCTATCTGAGCGTGATGCAGCTGAGGTCCTCCGGCGGCGCGTTCGGCATCCGCCGGCAGACGTTCGTCGGCCTCGACAACTACATCGCCACCCTCACCGACCCCGAACTGCTCGCCTCGCTCGGGCGTCTCGGGATCTTCGCGATCATCTCGGTTCCGCTCACCCTCGGACTCGCCCTGATGTTCGCCCTGCTCCTGGATCTCCCGCGTGTGCGCTTCCAGCGGTTCTCGCGGCTGGCGATCTTCCTCCCCTACGCGGTCCCCGGCGTGATCGGCGCCCTCCTGTGGGGCTTCCTCTACCTCCCGCGGACGAGCCCGGTCAGTTATGCCCTGGCGGCCGTGGGCCTCCCGTCGATCGACTTCCTCAACGGCTCGTGGCTCTACCTCTCGCTGTCGAACATCGCGGTGTGGGCGGGCGTCGGGTTCAACATGATCGTGATGTACACCGCTCTGCGCTCCATCCCGGCCGAGCTCTACGAGGCGGCCAAGATCGACGGCGCCAACGAATGGCAGATCGCGTGGCGGATCAAGGTGCCGCTCCTGACCCCCGCGCTCATCCTGACCTTCCTCTTCTCGATCATCGCCACGTTGCAGGCCTACTCGGAGCCGACGACCCTCCGGGCCATGTCGAACTCCATCTCGTTCAACTTCTTCCCGCTCATGAAGATCTATCGCGATGCGTTCAACCTGGACAACACCTCCGGCGCCGCCGCCGCGTCGGTCATCCTGGCGCTGGGAACGCTGATCATCTCGCTCGGGCTCCTTCGCCTCCTGCAGCGCCGCACCTTCGGAGAGAACTGA
- a CDS encoding carbohydrate ABC transporter permease, with protein sequence MTTLTERTPRSARTPRSTGPSRPAGTPRSARRTRVIPTLVLIVGAIYTLIPIVWVFTASTKTRGELFSTFSFVPGTGFWQNLVDLSTYGGGVYWKWALNSILYAGGGAVLSTLVSAAAGYALARYRFRGRALVFNVLLAGVMLPQITLAIPQYFLMAEIGLANTYWAVLLPSIINPFGIYLATIYAQSSVPEDTVEAARLDGASELRIFRSIAMPLMIPGLITVFLLQFVGIWNNFLLPFIMLSNEELYPLTTGLYLLLNRGTGTPALYSLAIIGALLALIPLLLMVLVLQRFWRLDLISGSLKG encoded by the coding sequence ATGACCACCCTCACCGAGCGGACGCCCCGCTCCGCGCGCACTCCTCGTTCCACGGGCCCCTCCCGACCGGCGGGCACGCCCCGCTCGGCGCGTCGCACCCGTGTGATCCCGACCCTCGTGCTGATCGTCGGTGCGATCTACACGCTCATCCCGATCGTCTGGGTCTTCACCGCGTCGACCAAGACCCGCGGCGAGCTCTTCAGCACGTTCTCGTTCGTCCCGGGCACCGGGTTCTGGCAGAACCTCGTCGACCTGTCCACCTACGGCGGCGGCGTCTACTGGAAGTGGGCGCTGAACAGCATCCTGTACGCCGGCGGCGGCGCGGTGCTCTCGACCCTCGTCTCGGCCGCCGCGGGCTACGCCCTGGCCCGGTACCGCTTCCGCGGTCGCGCGCTCGTGTTCAACGTGCTGCTCGCGGGCGTCATGCTGCCTCAGATCACGCTCGCGATCCCGCAGTACTTCCTCATGGCCGAGATCGGCCTGGCGAACACGTACTGGGCCGTGCTGCTGCCGAGCATCATCAACCCGTTCGGCATCTACCTGGCGACGATCTATGCGCAGTCCTCCGTGCCCGAGGACACGGTGGAGGCGGCCCGACTCGACGGCGCGAGCGAGCTGCGCATCTTCCGCTCCATCGCGATGCCGCTCATGATCCCGGGCCTCATCACCGTGTTCCTCCTGCAGTTCGTCGGCATCTGGAACAACTTCCTGCTGCCGTTCATCATGCTCAGCAACGAGGAGCTCTACCCGCTGACGACCGGTCTCTACCTGCTGCTCAACCGCGGCACCGGTACCCCCGCGCTCTACTCGCTCGCGATCATCGGCGCTCTGCTGGCACTCATCCCGCTCCTGCTGATGGTGCTCGTGCTGCAGCGCTTCTGGCGACTCGACCTCATCAGCGGCAGCCTCAAGGGCTGA
- a CDS encoding beta-galactosidase — MNDFISHAADLPAPTRFPWIAEGIAFGGDYNPEQWPEELWPEDIALMQRAGVTSVSLGIFSWGMLEVADDVWEWGWLDRIMDLLHAGGIGVNLATPTAAPPIWLLQSHPEIATVDADGHRTAQGGRLAWSPSSAVFRRYAVRVVRAVAERYGTHPALRMWHVSNEIGNENGRCFSEETGAAFRVWLAARFGDVEQLNAAWGTAFWGHHYTSFDQIEPPRGARTGHNPALLLDFERFTSDALIGHYRAERDVLREITPDVPITTNFMVMNTPGATDHEVWAREVDIVANDHYTIGADPHRHSELAFSADRVRGLVDGRPWMLMEHSTAAVNWQGVNRAKSAGEMARDSLAHVARGSDGVLFFQWRASTAGAEQFHSAMIPHAGVDSQIFRDVEQLGATLTALAPVRGSRVEKARVALLFDHDTVAALRSGRKPSTRVDPIDMPIAIHRALTQRGIAVDVLPSSADLDGYAAVVVPTLYLVDDALPARVERFAAAGGHVLVTYFSGIADVNNRVRTGGYPGAFRDLLGVRVDEFFPLMADESVELDNGWTADVWLENVDAHDAEVLARVATGERAGVPAYTRRTVGAGSAAYLATRPDEAGLDAVVGDLVDIAGVQPVAVVDAGLEVTRRTADDRSYLFLINQTGHERRAEASGRDLVSGESYEGSVRVAPGAVVVIEESR, encoded by the coding sequence ATGAACGACTTCATCTCGCACGCCGCCGATCTCCCGGCTCCCACCCGTTTCCCCTGGATCGCCGAGGGCATCGCCTTCGGCGGCGACTACAACCCCGAGCAGTGGCCGGAGGAGCTCTGGCCCGAAGACATCGCCCTCATGCAGCGCGCGGGCGTCACCTCGGTCTCGCTCGGCATCTTCTCCTGGGGCATGCTCGAGGTCGCCGACGACGTCTGGGAGTGGGGGTGGCTCGACCGCATCATGGACCTGCTGCACGCCGGCGGGATCGGTGTGAACCTGGCCACGCCGACGGCCGCGCCTCCGATCTGGCTGCTGCAGTCGCATCCGGAGATCGCGACGGTGGATGCCGACGGTCACCGCACCGCGCAGGGAGGGCGGCTCGCGTGGTCGCCGAGCTCCGCGGTGTTCCGGCGCTACGCCGTGCGGGTCGTCCGGGCCGTGGCCGAGCGCTACGGCACCCACCCCGCGCTGCGCATGTGGCACGTCAGCAACGAGATCGGCAACGAGAACGGGCGCTGCTTCAGCGAGGAGACGGGAGCGGCCTTCCGCGTCTGGCTCGCCGCGCGCTTCGGTGACGTCGAACAGCTCAACGCCGCCTGGGGCACCGCCTTCTGGGGGCACCACTACACCTCGTTCGATCAGATCGAGCCTCCTCGCGGTGCGCGGACCGGTCACAACCCGGCCCTCCTGCTCGACTTCGAACGGTTCACCTCCGACGCCCTCATCGGCCACTACCGCGCCGAGCGCGACGTGCTGCGCGAGATCACGCCCGACGTGCCGATCACCACGAACTTCATGGTCATGAACACCCCCGGCGCGACCGATCACGAGGTGTGGGCGCGCGAGGTCGACATCGTCGCGAACGACCACTACACGATCGGCGCCGACCCGCACCGGCACAGCGAGCTCGCCTTCAGCGCAGACCGCGTGCGCGGTCTCGTGGACGGGCGGCCCTGGATGCTGATGGAGCACTCCACCGCGGCGGTGAACTGGCAGGGCGTGAACCGCGCGAAGTCCGCCGGCGAGATGGCGCGCGATTCGCTCGCACACGTCGCCCGCGGCTCCGACGGCGTGCTGTTCTTCCAGTGGCGCGCCTCCACCGCGGGAGCCGAGCAGTTCCACTCCGCGATGATCCCGCATGCGGGCGTCGACTCGCAGATCTTCCGCGATGTCGAGCAGCTGGGTGCGACGCTCACGGCACTCGCACCAGTGCGGGGCAGCCGGGTCGAGAAGGCCCGCGTCGCGCTGCTCTTCGACCACGACACGGTCGCGGCGCTGCGTTCGGGCCGCAAGCCCAGCACCCGCGTCGATCCGATCGATATGCCCATCGCGATCCACCGCGCGTTGACCCAGCGGGGGATCGCGGTGGACGTGCTGCCCTCGTCGGCCGACCTCGATGGATACGCCGCGGTCGTCGTACCCACGCTGTACCTCGTCGACGACGCACTGCCGGCGCGCGTCGAGCGCTTCGCGGCGGCGGGCGGGCACGTGCTCGTGACCTACTTCTCCGGCATCGCCGATGTGAACAACCGGGTGCGCACCGGAGGCTACCCCGGCGCATTCCGCGACCTCCTCGGTGTGCGCGTCGACGAGTTCTTCCCGCTGATGGCGGACGAGAGCGTCGAGCTCGACAACGGCTGGACCGCCGACGTCTGGCTCGAGAACGTCGACGCCCACGATGCAGAGGTGCTCGCCCGCGTCGCGACCGGCGAGCGGGCCGGTGTGCCCGCCTACACCCGCCGCACCGTGGGAGCGGGATCGGCCGCCTACCTGGCCACCCGCCCCGACGAAGCGGGTCTCGACGCGGTCGTGGGCGATCTCGTCGACATCGCCGGCGTTCAGCCGGTGGCCGTCGTCGACGCCGGCCTCGAGGTGACGCGGCGCACCGCCGACGACCGGTCGTACCTGTTCCTGATCAACCAGACGGGCCACGAGCGCCGGGCCGAAGCATCCGGTCGCGATCTCGTCTCGGGCGAGAGCTACGAGGGGTCTGTGCGCGTCGCGCCCGGCGCCGTCGTCGTCATCGAGGAGTCACGGTGA